A window of Actinopolymorpha sp. NPDC004070 contains these coding sequences:
- a CDS encoding DUF3866 family protein, which translates to MIRWREGVAGQVRRSWAGAVELDVDTGETVLPALAYVDLVGRPEPGDRVLLNTTAHHLGLGTGGFALVVALPDRLPADPDGPGHLVKARYTPLQTTVLGIDEPDSPAHALLADADDLAGMPVVVADLHSALPAVLAGLYDEAPEASVAYVMTDGAALPLALSRTVAGLARAGWLPAGTVTVGQSFGGDLEAATVHTGLLAARLVLGADVAVVTQGPGNLGTGTRWGFTGVAAGEVVNAVAALAGRPVGALRLSQADPRLRHQVVSHHSLTAYGRVALAAADLVVPDLPGDFGDQVRALVEPLRARHRLVRTPVHGLDAALSRAPVALSSMGRGPAQDGAYFLGCAAAGRHAARLLLD; encoded by the coding sequence GTGATCCGATGGCGGGAAGGTGTCGCCGGCCAGGTCCGCCGGTCGTGGGCCGGAGCGGTGGAGCTGGACGTGGACACCGGCGAGACGGTGTTACCCGCGCTGGCGTACGTCGACCTGGTGGGCCGGCCCGAGCCCGGCGACCGCGTCTTGCTCAACACCACCGCCCACCACCTGGGCCTGGGCACGGGCGGATTCGCCCTGGTCGTTGCGCTACCCGACCGGCTCCCTGCCGACCCGGACGGTCCCGGGCACCTGGTCAAGGCCCGCTACACCCCGCTGCAGACCACGGTGCTCGGCATCGACGAGCCCGACTCCCCCGCGCACGCCCTGCTGGCCGACGCCGACGATCTTGCCGGCATGCCGGTGGTGGTGGCCGACCTGCACTCCGCGCTGCCGGCCGTGCTGGCCGGGCTGTACGACGAGGCGCCGGAGGCGTCGGTGGCGTACGTGATGACCGACGGCGCGGCCCTCCCGCTGGCGTTGTCCCGCACCGTGGCCGGGCTGGCGCGGGCGGGCTGGCTGCCCGCCGGCACGGTCACCGTCGGCCAGTCGTTCGGCGGCGACCTCGAGGCGGCGACCGTCCACACCGGCCTCCTCGCGGCGCGGCTCGTGCTCGGTGCGGACGTCGCCGTGGTGACCCAGGGGCCCGGCAACCTCGGTACGGGCACCCGGTGGGGGTTCACGGGGGTGGCGGCGGGTGAGGTGGTCAACGCGGTGGCCGCCCTGGCCGGCCGGCCGGTGGGCGCGCTGCGGTTGTCCCAGGCCGATCCGCGTCTACGCCACCAGGTGGTCTCTCACCACAGCCTCACCGCGTACGGCCGGGTCGCGCTGGCCGCCGCCGATCTCGTCGTACCCGACCTCCCCGGCGACTTCGGCGACCAGGTGCGGGCACTTGTCGAGCCGCTGCGTGCCCGGCACCGCCTGGTGCGAACGCCCGTCCACGGCCTGGACGCCGCGCTGTCCCGCGCTCCGGTCGCGTTGTCGTCGATGGGCCGGGGTCCCGCGCAGGACGGCGCCTACTTCCTCGGCTGCGCGGCCGCCGGACGCCACGCCGCCCGGCTCCTCCTCGACTGA
- a CDS encoding FKBP-type peptidyl-prolyl cis-trans isomerase: MRRGLIAALLTSLLVVTAACGSSGSSDSSGSPDAKATKSAEATAPAKQKTSTIDAVKVAGDPGKKPTVTFARPFSVASTQSKVIKEGSGPKLAEGQEVVVDYLGVNGRDSKEFDSSWKHGGPTSFGLQKGKLINGFVTGLVGKPVGSRVLITIPPKDGYGANGQPQAGIKGTDSLVFVIDVKKAYKPLSKAEGTKVTPPKDLPVVKTDAKDIPTAITVPKGATPPKKLVAQPLIKGKGPQVTAKQTVNMHYLAVNWRTGKPFDSSWQRGYQNLPLSNTPVKGLAEGLVGQTVGSRVLLVLPPDKGFGQDLPQTDVKKTDTIVFVVDILGAN; encoded by the coding sequence GTGCGTCGTGGCCTGATAGCCGCCCTCCTGACGTCGTTGCTCGTGGTCACCGCCGCGTGCGGCTCGTCCGGCTCGTCCGACTCGTCCGGTTCGCCCGACGCCAAGGCCACCAAGTCGGCCGAGGCGACCGCACCCGCCAAGCAGAAGACCAGCACGATCGACGCGGTCAAGGTCGCCGGTGACCCGGGCAAGAAGCCCACCGTCACCTTCGCCAGGCCGTTCAGCGTCGCCTCCACCCAGTCCAAGGTGATCAAGGAGGGTTCCGGCCCCAAGCTCGCCGAGGGCCAGGAGGTCGTCGTCGACTACCTGGGCGTCAACGGCCGGGACAGCAAGGAGTTCGACTCCTCCTGGAAGCATGGCGGCCCCACCTCGTTCGGGCTCCAGAAGGGCAAGCTGATCAACGGCTTCGTGACCGGTCTGGTCGGCAAGCCAGTCGGCAGCCGGGTGCTCATCACCATCCCGCCGAAGGACGGCTACGGCGCCAACGGCCAGCCGCAGGCCGGCATCAAGGGCACCGACAGCCTGGTGTTCGTGATCGACGTGAAGAAGGCCTACAAGCCGCTGAGCAAGGCCGAAGGCACCAAGGTCACCCCGCCGAAGGACCTGCCCGTGGTGAAGACCGACGCCAAGGACATCCCGACCGCGATCACCGTCCCCAAGGGGGCGACCCCGCCGAAGAAGCTCGTCGCGCAGCCGCTGATCAAGGGCAAGGGCCCGCAGGTCACCGCCAAGCAGACGGTCAACATGCACTACCTGGCCGTCAACTGGCGGACCGGCAAGCCGTTCGACTCCTCCTGGCAGCGCGGCTACCAGAACCTCCCGCTGTCCAACACGCCGGTGAAGGGCCTCGCCGAGGGACTGGTCGGCCAGACCGTCGGCAGCCGCGTGCTGCTGGTGCTGCCGCCGGACAAGGGCTTCGGCCAGGACCTTCCGCAGACCGACGTGAAGAAGACCGACACGATCGTCTTCGTGGTGGACATCCTCGGCGCCAACTGA